The following coding sequences are from one Gammaproteobacteria bacterium window:
- a CDS encoding insulinase family protein, which produces MLMRICLILGFVFSLLSPSYAGESPHEFLLDNGLKLIVKKDVRAPVVVSQVWYKVGSSYEYNGITGVSHVLEHMMFKGTDQYAPGEFSRIIAANGGRENAFTGRDYTAYFQQLEKSRLEISFKMESDRMRGLLLPEEEFAKEVKVVMEERRMRTEDNPQALTREQFYATAFTSNPYRNPIVGWMGDLKSMAVSDLRVWYQRWYAPNNAVVVVVGDVDPQAVLALAKKYFEPLKPSEIISSKPRVDAPQLGEKRITVKAPAKLPYLMMGYHTPVLKFADKSWEPYALEVLAGVLDGGSSARLTKELVRGKEVAAAAGVGYSMIGLHNDLFSLSGTPTEAHNIETLETEFLAQIEALKNTLVDESELARVKAQVVASNVYELDSVFYQAMQIGMLETIGLGWPMLDEYVDKVRAVTAEQVRSVARKYLLKDQLTVAVLEPTSTELNIEPSHHTGGLVH; this is translated from the coding sequence ATGTTAATGCGCATTTGTCTTATTTTGGGTTTTGTTTTTTCCTTACTATCGCCCTCTTATGCGGGGGAATCCCCCCACGAATTTTTACTGGATAATGGGCTTAAGCTTATTGTTAAAAAAGATGTGCGAGCCCCTGTCGTCGTATCACAGGTGTGGTACAAAGTGGGTAGCAGTTACGAATATAATGGTATTACGGGTGTTTCTCATGTGCTCGAACACATGATGTTCAAGGGGACTGATCAGTATGCACCTGGTGAGTTTTCACGAATCATTGCCGCGAATGGTGGACGTGAAAATGCATTTACGGGTCGTGATTATACTGCTTACTTTCAGCAGTTGGAAAAGAGCCGCCTGGAGATTAGTTTTAAAATGGAATCGGATCGAATGCGGGGGTTGCTGTTGCCTGAAGAGGAGTTTGCTAAAGAGGTTAAGGTGGTGATGGAGGAGCGCCGTATGCGTACGGAGGATAATCCGCAAGCTCTGACGCGTGAACAATTTTATGCAACAGCCTTTACGAGCAACCCCTATCGGAACCCGATTGTCGGTTGGATGGGTGATTTGAAGTCAATGGCCGTGTCTGATTTACGTGTTTGGTATCAGCGTTGGTATGCGCCTAATAATGCAGTTGTTGTCGTTGTTGGAGATGTTGATCCACAAGCGGTATTAGCTTTAGCTAAAAAATACTTTGAGCCCCTTAAACCCAGTGAAATTATCTCAAGCAAACCACGCGTTGATGCACCTCAATTGGGTGAAAAACGTATTACAGTGAAAGCGCCCGCAAAACTTCCTTACTTGATGATGGGATATCACACCCCTGTACTGAAATTTGCGGATAAGTCGTGGGAGCCGTATGCACTTGAAGTATTGGCGGGGGTGTTGGATGGGGGAAGCAGTGCCCGTTTAACAAAAGAGTTGGTTCGAGGCAAAGAAGTTGCCGCCGCTGCGGGTGTGGGCTATAGCATGATCGGTTTACATAACGATCTTTTTTCTTTGAGCGGAACACCGACAGAGGCACATAACATCGAAACATTGGAAACTGAATTTTTGGCGCAAATTGAAGCGTTGAAGAATACTCTGGTGGATGAAAGTGAGCTTGCGCGAGTGAAAGCACAAGTGGTCGCGAGTAATGTTTATGAATTGGATTCGGTATTTTATCAGGCGATGCAGATCGGTATGCTGGAGACGATTGGGTTGGGGTGGCCGATGCTGGATGAATATGTTGACAAAGTTCGTGCCGTGACGGCTGAGCAGGTGCGGTCGGTTGCGCGTAAATATCTGCTAAAAGATCAATTGACGGTGGCCGTGCTTGAGCCTACCTCTACGGAATTGAATATAGAGCCGTCTCATCATACTGGAGGGTTAGTGCATTGA
- a CDS encoding insulinase family protein: protein MVPAPIATDVEPIVTKKIQHWTTNNGARVYFVPAPEIPMLDVSITFDGGSARDGEQAGLALLTNGLLDDGAGTLSTDQIAQRFEGVGAQFGLAAHRDMATLTLRSLSDVELLQPALSMVAHLLHTPTFPQEAFERERKQMMIALRAGEQSPAVLAEKAFYTAIYGDHPYASPSLGTQKSLAALTLDDVHRFHEKYYVARNAVIAITGDVDRKAAEKIAENLISPLPAGEAAAPLPPVKALTESVEIKIDYPSSQTHILIGQPGMHRGDPDYFTLYVGNHILGGSGLTSRISEEIREKRGLSYSAYSYFSPMRRDGPFIIGLQTQNSQAAEALQVAKNTVRGFVANGPTSDELVASKKNIMGGFPLRIASNSKISGYLGMIGFYNLPLDYLDQFNPTVKGVALDDIKKAFKLRINPDKMVTVIVGGNALESE, encoded by the coding sequence ATGGTACCTGCACCCATTGCAACGGATGTTGAGCCGATTGTCACAAAAAAAATACAGCACTGGACAACAAATAATGGCGCACGAGTCTATTTCGTGCCCGCGCCAGAAATACCGATGCTGGATGTGAGTATCACATTTGATGGTGGCAGCGCACGTGACGGTGAGCAGGCAGGGCTTGCCTTGTTGACCAACGGTTTGCTTGATGATGGTGCCGGTACTTTGAGTACCGATCAAATTGCACAGCGTTTTGAAGGTGTAGGTGCTCAGTTTGGACTGGCTGCACATCGTGATATGGCGACCTTGACGCTGCGTAGTTTGAGCGATGTAGAGCTATTGCAGCCTGCGCTATCAATGGTGGCTCATCTGCTTCATACACCCACATTTCCACAAGAAGCATTTGAACGCGAACGCAAACAGATGATGATTGCACTACGTGCGGGGGAGCAATCCCCCGCAGTACTTGCTGAAAAAGCATTTTATACCGCGATTTATGGTGACCATCCTTATGCCTCGCCCTCTTTGGGAACTCAGAAGAGTCTGGCCGCATTGACGCTGGATGATGTTCATCGGTTTCATGAAAAATATTATGTTGCACGTAATGCTGTAATTGCAATAACGGGTGATGTGGATCGTAAGGCGGCTGAAAAAATAGCTGAAAACCTGATCTCTCCACTGCCTGCGGGGGAGGCTGCTGCGCCTCTTCCTCCCGTTAAAGCGTTGACGGAGTCAGTTGAAATCAAGATTGATTACCCTTCCAGTCAAACTCATATTCTTATAGGGCAACCTGGTATGCACCGTGGTGACCCTGATTATTTTACACTGTATGTGGGTAATCACATTTTGGGTGGCAGTGGATTAACTTCTCGCATTAGTGAAGAGATTCGAGAGAAGCGCGGGCTCTCTTACAGTGCTTACAGCTATTTCAGCCCAATGCGCCGTGATGGTCCTTTTATAATTGGGTTGCAAACACAAAATAGCCAAGCGGCAGAGGCGTTGCAAGTCGCGAAAAATACGGTACGTGGTTTTGTGGCGAATGGCCCGACATCGGATGAACTTGTTGCTTCGAAGAAAAATATTATGGGTGGTTTCCCACTGCGTATTGCCAGTAACAGTAAAATTTCTGGGTATCTAGGTATGATCGGCTTTTACAATTTACCACTAGATTATCTTGATCAATTTAACCCTACTGTAAAAGGTGTCGCGCTGGATGATATTAAAAAGGCATTCAAATTACGTATTAATCCAGATAAAATGGTTACGGTGATTGTTGGCGGAAACGCACTTGAAAGTGAGTAA